The Glycine soja cultivar W05 chromosome 8, ASM419377v2, whole genome shotgun sequence genome has a window encoding:
- the LOC114422638 gene encoding uncharacterized protein LOC114422638 isoform X1: protein MARAACNHLHLVPSLVHPLKSTLFTNHTLSTTRTRFYGIHRRFSSSSSKISMSLKAGIVGLPNVGKSTLFNAVVENGKAQAANFPFCTIEPNVGIVAVPDSRLHVLSDLSKSQRAVPASIEFVDIAGLVKGASQGEGLGNKFLSHIREVDSILQVVRCFEDNDIVHVNGKVDPKSDIDVINLELVFSDLDQIEKRIDKLKKGKAKDSQKLKEEAEKSALEKIREALMDGKPARSVTLTDFERDAVKHLCLLTMKPVIYVANVAESDLADPANNNYVKDVTNVVSELQSRIVTISAQVEAELTELPVEERQEYLQSLGVSESGLGNLIRATYDLLGLRTYFTSGEKETKAWTILAGMTAPQAAGVIHSDFEKGFIRAETVSYEDFVAAGSLSAAREKGLPSLLPLPNLVDPLLTLKTIEFLNNCNTIADHTVSPSKPSMPPRQASY from the exons ATGGCAAGAGCAGCTTGCAATCACCTTCACTTGGTTCCCAGTTTAGTTCATCCTCTAAAGTCAACCCTCTTCACAAATCACACTCTTTCCACCACACGCACTCGCTTCTATGGCATTCACCGAAggttctcttcttcttcatccaaAATAAGCATGAGCCTCAAGGCTGGTATTGTTGGCCTTCCCAACGTTGGCAAGTCCACTCTCTTCAATGCCGTT GTGGAAAATGGAAAGGCTCAAGCTGCTAATTTTCCATTTTGTACAATAGAGCCAAATGTAGGGATTGTTGCTGTTCCAGATTCTCGTCTTCACGTGCTTTCTGATCTCAGCAAATCTCAACGAGCAGTTCCAGCATCAATAGAGTTTGTAGATATTGCTGGGCTTGTCAAGGGTGCAAGTCAAGgagag GGTTTGGGCAATAAGTTTTTGTCTCATATTCGTGAGGTGGACTCTATACTTCAG GTTGTACGATGTTTTGAAGACAACGACATTGTTCATGTGAATGGGAAAGTTGATCCCAAGTCTGATATTGATGTTATCAATTTGGAGCTTGTTTTCTCAGATTTGGACCAG ATTGAAAAAAGAATTGATAAGCTAAAGAAAGGCAAGGCAAAGGATTCACAAAAGCTCAAG GAAGAGGCAGAAAAGTCTGCACTGGAAAAGATTCGTGAGGCGCTTATGGATGGAAAACCTGCGCGATCTGTTACCTTAACTGATTTTGAAAGGGATGCTGTAAAGCATCTCTGCTTGCTCACCATGAAACCTGTTATATATGTGGCAAATGTTGCAGAATCTGATCTAGCTGATCCTGCAAACAATAATTATGTCAAGGACGTAACAAATGTTGTGTCTGAGTTGCAGTCCAGAATTGTAACAATTTCAGCACag GTTGAGGCAGAGCTTACTGAACTACCAGTTGAAGAACGACAAGAATATTTGCAATCTCTTGGTGTTAGTGAAAGTGGTCTTGGCAACCTAATAAGGGCAACATATGACCTTCTGGGTCTCAGAACTTACTTTACTTCTGGTGAGAAG GAGACAAAGGCATGGACAATACTTGCAG GAATGACTGCACCTCAAGCAGCTGGAGTTATTCACTCTGACTTTGAGAAGGGTTTCATTCGAGCAGAGACA gTGTCTTATGAGGATTTTGTTGCTGCTGGTTCACTTTCTGCAGCACGAGAGAAAGGACTG CCATCATTGCTACCCTTGCCCAATTTGGTTGACCCATTACTAACGCTGAAGACCATCGAGTTCTTGAACAATTGCAATACTATTGCCGATCACACCGTATCTCCATCGAAACCTAGCATGCCTCCACGACAAGCAAGTTATTGA
- the LOC114422638 gene encoding uncharacterized protein LOC114422638 isoform X2, with amino-acid sequence MARAACNHLHLVPSLVHPLKSTLFTNHTLSTTRTRFYGIHRRFSSSSSKISMSLKAGIVGLPNVGKSTLFNAVVENGKAQAANFPFCTIEPNVGIVAVPDSRLHVLSDLSKSQRAVPASIEFVDIAGLVKGASQGEGLGNKFLSHIREVDSILQVVRCFEDNDIVHVNGKVDPKSDIDVINLELVFSDLDQIEKRIDKLKKGKAKDSQKLKEEAEKSALEKIREALMDGKPARSVTLTDFERDAVKHLCLLTMKPVIYVANVAESDLADPANNNYVKDVTNVVSELQSRIVTISAQVEAELTELPVEERQEYLQSLGVSESGLGNLIRATYDLLGLRTYFTSGEKETKAWTILAGMTAPQAAGVIHSDFEKGFIRAETVSYEDFVAAGSLSAAREKGLLRSEGKDYVVQEADVMLFRFNV; translated from the exons ATGGCAAGAGCAGCTTGCAATCACCTTCACTTGGTTCCCAGTTTAGTTCATCCTCTAAAGTCAACCCTCTTCACAAATCACACTCTTTCCACCACACGCACTCGCTTCTATGGCATTCACCGAAggttctcttcttcttcatccaaAATAAGCATGAGCCTCAAGGCTGGTATTGTTGGCCTTCCCAACGTTGGCAAGTCCACTCTCTTCAATGCCGTT GTGGAAAATGGAAAGGCTCAAGCTGCTAATTTTCCATTTTGTACAATAGAGCCAAATGTAGGGATTGTTGCTGTTCCAGATTCTCGTCTTCACGTGCTTTCTGATCTCAGCAAATCTCAACGAGCAGTTCCAGCATCAATAGAGTTTGTAGATATTGCTGGGCTTGTCAAGGGTGCAAGTCAAGgagag GGTTTGGGCAATAAGTTTTTGTCTCATATTCGTGAGGTGGACTCTATACTTCAG GTTGTACGATGTTTTGAAGACAACGACATTGTTCATGTGAATGGGAAAGTTGATCCCAAGTCTGATATTGATGTTATCAATTTGGAGCTTGTTTTCTCAGATTTGGACCAG ATTGAAAAAAGAATTGATAAGCTAAAGAAAGGCAAGGCAAAGGATTCACAAAAGCTCAAG GAAGAGGCAGAAAAGTCTGCACTGGAAAAGATTCGTGAGGCGCTTATGGATGGAAAACCTGCGCGATCTGTTACCTTAACTGATTTTGAAAGGGATGCTGTAAAGCATCTCTGCTTGCTCACCATGAAACCTGTTATATATGTGGCAAATGTTGCAGAATCTGATCTAGCTGATCCTGCAAACAATAATTATGTCAAGGACGTAACAAATGTTGTGTCTGAGTTGCAGTCCAGAATTGTAACAATTTCAGCACag GTTGAGGCAGAGCTTACTGAACTACCAGTTGAAGAACGACAAGAATATTTGCAATCTCTTGGTGTTAGTGAAAGTGGTCTTGGCAACCTAATAAGGGCAACATATGACCTTCTGGGTCTCAGAACTTACTTTACTTCTGGTGAGAAG GAGACAAAGGCATGGACAATACTTGCAG GAATGACTGCACCTCAAGCAGCTGGAGTTATTCACTCTGACTTTGAGAAGGGTTTCATTCGAGCAGAGACA gTGTCTTATGAGGATTTTGTTGCTGCTGGTTCACTTTCTGCAGCACGAGAGAAAGGACTG TTGAGATCTGAAGGTAAAGACTACGTTGTACAAGAAGCAGATGTCATGTTGTTTCGATTCAATGTTTAG
- the LOC114422638 gene encoding uncharacterized protein LOC114422638 isoform X3: MARAACNHLHLVPSLVHPLKSTLFTNHTLSTTRTRFYGIHRRFSSSSSKISMSLKAGIVGLPNVGKSTLFNAVVENGKAQAANFPFCTIEPNVGIVAVPDSRLHVLSDLSKSQRAVPASIEFVDIAGLVKGASQGEGLGNKFLSHIREVDSILQVVRCFEDNDIVHVNGKVDPKSDIDVINLELVFSDLDQIEKRIDKLKKGKAKDSQKLKEEAEKSALEKIREALMDGKPARSVTLTDFERDAVKHLCLLTMKPVIYVANVAESDLADPANNNYVKDVTNVVSELQSRIVTISAQVEAELTELPVEERQEYLQSLGVSESGLGNLIRATYDLLGLRTYFTSGEKETKAWTILAGMTAPQAAGVIHSDFEKGFIRAETVSYEDFVAAGSLSAAREKGLFPLLCCCS, from the exons ATGGCAAGAGCAGCTTGCAATCACCTTCACTTGGTTCCCAGTTTAGTTCATCCTCTAAAGTCAACCCTCTTCACAAATCACACTCTTTCCACCACACGCACTCGCTTCTATGGCATTCACCGAAggttctcttcttcttcatccaaAATAAGCATGAGCCTCAAGGCTGGTATTGTTGGCCTTCCCAACGTTGGCAAGTCCACTCTCTTCAATGCCGTT GTGGAAAATGGAAAGGCTCAAGCTGCTAATTTTCCATTTTGTACAATAGAGCCAAATGTAGGGATTGTTGCTGTTCCAGATTCTCGTCTTCACGTGCTTTCTGATCTCAGCAAATCTCAACGAGCAGTTCCAGCATCAATAGAGTTTGTAGATATTGCTGGGCTTGTCAAGGGTGCAAGTCAAGgagag GGTTTGGGCAATAAGTTTTTGTCTCATATTCGTGAGGTGGACTCTATACTTCAG GTTGTACGATGTTTTGAAGACAACGACATTGTTCATGTGAATGGGAAAGTTGATCCCAAGTCTGATATTGATGTTATCAATTTGGAGCTTGTTTTCTCAGATTTGGACCAG ATTGAAAAAAGAATTGATAAGCTAAAGAAAGGCAAGGCAAAGGATTCACAAAAGCTCAAG GAAGAGGCAGAAAAGTCTGCACTGGAAAAGATTCGTGAGGCGCTTATGGATGGAAAACCTGCGCGATCTGTTACCTTAACTGATTTTGAAAGGGATGCTGTAAAGCATCTCTGCTTGCTCACCATGAAACCTGTTATATATGTGGCAAATGTTGCAGAATCTGATCTAGCTGATCCTGCAAACAATAATTATGTCAAGGACGTAACAAATGTTGTGTCTGAGTTGCAGTCCAGAATTGTAACAATTTCAGCACag GTTGAGGCAGAGCTTACTGAACTACCAGTTGAAGAACGACAAGAATATTTGCAATCTCTTGGTGTTAGTGAAAGTGGTCTTGGCAACCTAATAAGGGCAACATATGACCTTCTGGGTCTCAGAACTTACTTTACTTCTGGTGAGAAG GAGACAAAGGCATGGACAATACTTGCAG GAATGACTGCACCTCAAGCAGCTGGAGTTATTCACTCTGACTTTGAGAAGGGTTTCATTCGAGCAGAGACA gTGTCTTATGAGGATTTTGTTGCTGCTGGTTCACTTTCTGCAGCACGAGAGAAAGGACTG TTCCCTTTATTATGTTGTTGCAGTTGA